The nucleotide window GATCACACGCTTGCGACCGCTTTCGAGAGCTCGACCGTCTGGGTTTATCAAGAATTGTCCCGTCGCATTGGCGCGGTTCGAATGCAAGACCACGTCGGGCGCGCCGGGTATGGCAACGCAAATATTGGAGGCGGCATCGATCAGTTCTGGCTATCCGGTGACCTTCGTATCTCTGCAACGGAGCAGGTCAACTTTCTTCAGAGGCTGCACGAGCGGCGCCTCCCCTTTTCCGAACGGACGGTGGACCTGGTCGAGGGGATCATGGTCGAGGGCCGTGGACCGGATCATGTACTCCACGGCAAGTCGGGCTGGGCTGATGGTATCCCCGCCGACATCGGGTGGTATGTGGGGTACGTCGTGCGCGACGACCGGACGTACTACTTCGCGTTGAACATAGACATCGAGCGCGCGAAGCAGGGCGCGGCCCGACGCGGAATCGCACGGGCGATACTGGTCGACCTTGGACTGCTTTGAGCAGACTGTGCGTCGGCCCCACGCGCGACCGCTCCGGATCATTTGGCGAGTGCTAAGAACCCGGCGCAGTGTTGCGGTGAACCGGACTGGCGTCGAAAGGATGTCAGGTCTACTTTGCCTCACACCGTCCGCACGCCGGACCGGCATTAGTGGATACCCTTCGGACCAGGACACTGTTACGCTTCAGAGGAACGCATCATGGAACTAGGTACATTTTCGATCAGCCTGGCGGTCAAGGACATTGAAGCGTCAAGATCTTTCTACGAGAACTTCGGATTCAAAGTATTTGGTGGAGACGCCGCGCAGAACTGGCTGATCCTCAAGAACGGCAATCACGTAATCGGACTGTTTCAGGGCATGTTCGAGAAGAACATAATGACCTTCAACCCGGGATGGGACAGTAACGCAAACAAGCTCGAATCCTTCACCGACGTTCGTGATCTACAGCGTCAGCTGAAAGCGCAGGGTGTGCAGCTGGAGAGCGAGGCAGACGAATCGACGACGGGGCCCGCGAGCTTCATGGCAGTCGATCCCGACGGCAACCCTATTCTGGTGGATCAGCACGTGTAGGTCATGAC belongs to Rhodothermales bacterium and includes:
- the blaOXA gene encoding class D beta-lactamase, whose amino-acid sequence is MRSILPISLLALTLLGDGCTTSRRATSVERPDFKKYFSEAGVTGTFVLYDPAARRYLVHNPDRARERFIPASTFKVLNSLVALETGVVADTTTVFEWDGVERSIPQWNRDHTLATAFESSTVWVYQELSRRIGAVRMQDHVGRAGYGNANIGGGIDQFWLSGDLRISATEQVNFLQRLHERRLPFSERTVDLVEGIMVEGRGPDHVLHGKSGWADGIPADIGWYVGYVVRDDRTYYFALNIDIERAKQGAARRGIARAILVDLGLL
- a CDS encoding VOC family protein, with the translated sequence MELGTFSISLAVKDIEASRSFYENFGFKVFGGDAAQNWLILKNGNHVIGLFQGMFEKNIMTFNPGWDSNANKLESFTDVRDLQRQLKAQGVQLESEADESTTGPASFMAVDPDGNPILVDQHV